From a region of the Cygnus atratus isolate AKBS03 ecotype Queensland, Australia chromosome 3, CAtr_DNAZoo_HiC_assembly, whole genome shotgun sequence genome:
- the AKAP12 gene encoding A-kinase anchor protein 12 isoform X3, giving the protein MEASPSDSSTKDGVDAEKEDTHIVKQLPSLEEDAEDLEQASEPPSYDLGFKKVFKFVGFRFTVKKEKTGKSEPVQLLTVKKETQVTEGADDQKEVSSEETVMPEDAPSAEDNAKDALINEKTEDESPKTPEANEISSQSSALANDTASPLRKFFSQGLAGFRKKKSFRKPKEDEQPSPTKEEEQEKEGAALTTETSKKEKSESEKQVEEKSVTAVTIETHEKEQTEDEKQESKTETAIGVDASEKEKLLERDEQDVVTTVATASAEEEKAEDDQEGKLVEVTENIGKKEEKTEEGETESEVTEKPLITIPVITDSVNGELKASSEVLPVGANLESTEKCEISDRTEISSEDKLEAGSSLATEISSEEFKKSEEIEGSKPVPLVKEMLDEKSEKAELKISPTTDDVTEKLEAQGEAHDKTIEKAASKGHETELTLEAAGSKSFSTSEQSFDTVDDQRSVKPTDEGLQGKIGVVMTDSTKPGEITTEITPEEAAGKRPPEGITNEAELLSSQEKNKLQGSPLKKLFTGTGLKKLSGKKHKGKREESKLGEQGELTQQLSDSPDSPEEQKVESSASSPEELNEIPSLEKSVDGMQVSENEDAAVSDVERKRESVTPWASFKKMVTPKKRVRRPSESDKEEEIDKTKSAAVSATENAAEENQVELKENGMDQKTEKVTEEPKRKVDTSVSWEAFICVGSSKKRARKSSSSDEEAEHKFGQDGQKIEESGQSKETATDVILTSSQESDQGQGNSSPEQAGSPSEGEGISTWESFKRLVTPRRKSKTRMEERTEDSVVGSSLEHSTSDGEPGKDESWVPFRKLMPGRRKKKSDGKPEPTHLKQAREDMAETTEEDSDIPAVVPLSEYEAAEQEKIEAQKVKDAEAMKKQTSEEEGAEKLEDTLGVKQPSEGLVHAVTVTVVEGERAVTSIEERSPSWISAALTECIEQAEEEEKETEKAFESEVVVEQAVVVAKTVPEMRKDLSDDTAASELALTSEAVTALEETTEASCAEETMEVSFAEETTEMVSAVSQLLETPDTTEEVTPVQEVEATEQNLKELEKQTQKVLHEVAERVKSSEVAQLVSERTMTPTVVTKVQEIESEVKDDAKDGKVAGQETVLLDQSLKRAEHTEDDVQPMESAESIQGRDKIEERGHEGSERSEISTAMKESTEGYENVDVLRDERQWQACEEVVEDQEISEMQRTVEEPSSQDSKTVTPEEEPLAKQEPSEQEKLPLTELTVDEMKDEFIPEVQAAVQSKTEDETSALGLPGEEPVKLEGEGETLTTGPVCTEAVVAVIPVEPERQDKIPELDSQEQTCTERVPSKAPVQGEEEDAALLGVKSTEVIAAEVPTQNEVETCALTSETTASEAAEAAEQSVRDGDGRQFVAKDPVPILEPKCIETTETLFQSDEAKGGKIEDAVLKSETRSPSDKALTEAMPQTEGDSISNAASACLGITENGSTALTDVSPKTSEPLSSLVEERTAETEQELVETSNYQGFQKEESINGQLMEGAKEVFESGEQEAVRGDECCSTAVQQEVLTAQEEGPDSAFLLAESLEAQKMSVPVAAAAVEEHVVAETVTPTDTTAETAEPLATTPEQMVSDKVPFTTIDSSGSETAEPGRAEAPQPQVSPAYMNGVPESPQSTGLPKQPAAPLSDGLSLTHTEFEADVVPSGTIESQSTKIVLNVIQTAVNKLAETEEAFESEQHIKTIGKSPSGTIIPELLENMRVDHQFLVEKEEISSMEQELQQSKVEKHATLIESAEIHATVGKTKDMLLTCEVLEDGQSQSSLSIVPTPEDISRESVRLQKSALELSTSEDSTKDPLDVHPLKLKEKEIGQVTEISDQHIGQQTCAERQEEQCHLLVEDGKMQTWQDDGCQEGTSCDGTQSQNSLAPEALNMC; this is encoded by the exons ATGGAGGCAAGTCCATCTGACTCAAGCACCAAAGATGGTGTAGATGCTGAGAAAGAGGATACTCATATAGTTAAACAGTTGCCATCTTTGGAAGAAGATGCAGAAGACCTTGAACAAGCATCTGAGCCACCGTCATATGATCTGGGctttaaaaaggtttttaaatttGTTGGATTCAGAttcacagtgaagaaagagaagacaggaaaatCAGAACCAGTTCAGCTGCTTActgtaaaaaaggaaacacaagtCACTGAAGGAGCTGATGATCAAAAAGAAGTCAGCTCAGAAGAAACAGTGATGCCTGAAGATGCACCCTCTGCAGAAGACAATGCCAAAGATGCACTGATAAATGAAAAAACGGAGGATGAATCTCCTAAAACACCAGAAGCAAATGAGATTAGTTCTCAGTCATCTGCTTTAGCCAATGATACTGCATCACCATTAAGAAAATTTTTTTCTCAGGGATTGGCTGGATTtagaaaaaagaagagttttagGAAGCCCAAAGAAGATGAACAACCATCTCCTACAAaagaagaagagcaagaaaaagagggGGCAGCATTAACAACTGAAACcagcaaaaaggagaaatctGAGTCTGAGAAGCAAGTTGAAGAGAAGAGTGTGACAGCAGTAACCATTGAAACACACgagaaagaacaaacagaagatgaaaagcaaGAGTCTAAGACTGAAACAGCCATAGGAGTTGATGcaagtgagaaggaaaagctaCTAGAGCGTGATGAGCAGGATGTAGTGACAACTGTTGCTACAGCAagtgcagaggaggaaaaagctgaagatgATCAAGAAGGTAAATTGGTAGAAGTCACAGAAAATATtggtaaaaaggaagaaaaaactgaaGAAGGAGAGACAGAAAGTGAAGTGACAGAGAAACCACTAATAACAATCCCTGTAATCACAGACAGTGTGAATGGAGAATTGAAGGCATCCTCGGAAGTCCTACCTGTAGGAGCAAATCTGGAGTCAACAGAGAAGTGTGAAATAAGTGACAGAACTGAAATATCCTCTGAAGATAAACTTGAAGCAGGATCTTCATTGGCAACTGAAATCTCTAGTGAAGAGTTTAAAAAGTCTGAAGAAATAGAAGGAAGTAAACCTGTGCCACTGGTGAAAGAAATGCTTGatgaaaaatcagagaaagcagaattGAAAATTTCACCCACAACAGATGATGTCACTGAAAAGTTAGAGGCACAAGGAGAAGCTCATGATAAAACCATAGAGAAGGCGGCAAGCAAAGGACACGAGACAGAACTGACTCTGGAGGCTGCTGGATCAAAGTCCTTTTCTACTTCTGAACAGTCATTTGATACCGTGGATGATCAACGATCAGTCAAACCCACTGATGAAGGGCTACAAGGCAAAATTGGTGTAGTTATGACTGATAGTACCAAACCAGGTGAAATAACCACAGAAATAACTcctgaagaagcagcaggaaagaggCCTCCAGAGGGTATCACAAATGAAGCTGAACTTCTctcttctcaagaaaaaaataaactacaagGCAGTCCTTTAAAGAAACTCTTTACGGGTACTGGATTAAAAAAACTGTCTGGAAAGAAGCATaaaggcaaaagagaagaatCTAAGTTAGGGGAACAGGGAGAACTAACTCAACAGTTATCAGATTCCCCAGATAGCCCGGAAGAACAAAAGGTGGAGAGTTCTGCTTCTTCTCCTGAGGAGCTGAATGAAATTCCTTCTTTGGAAAAATCCGTAGATGGAATGCAGgtctctgaaaatgaagatgctGCAGTTTCAGatgtggagagaaaaagagaaagtgttACTCCATGGGCATCATTTAAAAAGATGGTGACTCCCAAGAAACGTGTCAGAAGACCTTCTGAAAGtgacaaagaagaagaaattgatAAGACAAAAAGTGCTGCAGTGTCTGCAactgaaaatgcagctgaagaaaatcaggtagagttaaaagaaaatgggatggaccagaaaacagagaaagtcaCAGAAGAGCCCAAAAGAAAGGTTGACACCTCTGTGTCTTGGGAAGCCTTTATATGTGTAggttcttcaaagaaaagagcCAGGAAATCATCATCATCTGATGAAGAAGCTGAGCATAAATTTGGTCAAGACGGCCAAAAAATAGAAGAATCTGGACAGagcaaagaaacagcaacagatGTAATTCTTACTAGTTCTCAGGAGAGTGATCAAGGACAAGGGAATTCCTCTCCAGAACAAGCTGGAAGCCCATCTGAAGGTGAAGGTATTTCAACATGGGAGTCATTTAAAAGGTTAGTCACTCCAAGAAGGAAATCCAAAACCAGAATGGAAGAGAGAACTGAAGACTCTGTTGTGGGATCTAGCCTGGAACATTCAACATCGGATGGTGAGCCTGGAAAAGATGAATCATGGGTTCCATTTAGAAAACTTATGCCTGGCCGTAGGAAGAAAAAGTCAGATGGAAAGCCAGAACCAACTCATCTTAAACAAGCAAGAGAAGACATGGCAGAAACAACTGAGGAAGATTCAGATATTCCAGCTGTTGTTCCTTTGTCTGAATATGAAGcagcagagcaagagaaaaTTGAAGCCCAGAAAGTGAAAGATGCTGaagcaatgaaaaaacaaacctcagaggaagaaggagcagaaaaattAGAAGACACCCTAGGAGTTAAGCAACCCAGTGAAGGGCTGGTACATGCAGTCACTGTTACTGTTGTGGAAGGGGAAAGAGCCGTTACCAGTATTGAAGAAAGGTCACCATCGTGGATATCTGCTGCTCTGACAGAGTGCATTGAgcaggcagaagaggaagagaaagaaactgagaaagcaTTTGAATCAGAAGTTGTTGTAGAACAAGCAGTGGTAGTTGCTAAGACAGTGCCAGAGATGAGAAAGGATCTAAGTGATGATACTGCAGCAAGTGAGTTAGCGTTAACCTCAGAGGCAGTGACGGCTCTGGAGGAGACAACTGAAGCTTCCTGTGCTGAGGAAACAATGGAAGTATCCTTTGCTGAGGAGACAACTGAGATGGTTTCTGCTGTTTCACAGTTGTTGGAAACCCCAGATACTACGGAAGAAGTTACACCAGTACAAGAAGTAGAAGCCACTgaacaaaatttgaaagaatTAGAGAAGCAGACGCAAAAAGTTCTTCACGAAGTTGCTGAAAGAGTAAAATCGTCAGAAGTAGCACAGCTGGTTAGTGAAAGAACCATGACACCAACTGTAGTTACAAAAGTGCAAGAAATTGAGTCAGAAGTGAAAGATGATGCTAAAGATGGGAAAGTTGCAGGTCAGGAAACAGTTTTGCTTGATCAGTCCTTGAAAAGAGCAGAACACACAGAGGATGATGTCCAGCCCATGGAAAGTGCAGAGAGCATTCAGGGCAGAGATAAAATTGAAGAGAGAGGACATGAAGGTtcagaaagaagtgaaatatcTACTGCAATGAAAGAAAGTACAGAAGGATATGAAAATGTGGATGTATTGAGAGATGAAAGGCAGTGGCAGGCATGTGAAGAAGTTGTAGAAGACcaagaaatatctgaaatgcaGAGGACAGTTGAGGAACCTTCATCACAAGACAGCAAAACAGTCACTCCCGAGGAAGAGCCATTAGCAAAGCAGGAGCCTTCAGAACAAGAGAAACTGCCACTAACAGAGTTAACAGTGGATGAGATGAAAGACGAATTTATTCCAGAAGTCCAGGCTGCA GTGCAGAGCAAGACCGAAGATGAAACCTCTGCCTTGGGGCTTCCAGGTGAAGAGCCCGTGAAGCTTGAAGGAGAGGGTGAAACTCTCACCACAGGACCAGTGTGCACAGAAGCAGTTGTCGCTGTGATCCCTGTTGAACCTGAAAGACAAGACAAAATTCCTGAGTTAGACTCACAAGAACAAACTTGTACTGAAAGAGTTCCGAGCAAGGCACCTGTccagggagaggaagaagatgCTGCGCTCCTTGGAGTAAAAAGCACAGAAGTCATTGCTGCTGAGGTCCCGACGCAGAATGAGGTAGAAACCTGTGCCCTTACCTCTGAAACCACAgcctcagaagcagcagaagctgctgagcagAGTGTGAGGGATGGGGATGGTAGGCAGTTTGTGGCAAAAGATCCTGTCCCCATCCTAGAGCCAAAATGCATAGAAACAACTGAAACCCTCTTCCAGAGTGATGAAGCCAAAGGTGGCAAAATAGAAGATGCCGTGCTCAAATCTGAAACACGCTCACCAAGCGATAAGGCTCTCACTGAGGCCATGCCCCAGACTGAAGGAGACAGCATATCTAATGCAGCATCAGCATGCCTAGGTATCACTGAAAATGGAAGCACTGCCCTCACTGACGTAAGTCCTAAGACAAGTGAACCGCTAAGCAGCTTAGTTGAAGAAAGGactgcagaaacagaacaagaacTTGTAGAAACCTCGAACTATCAAggctttcagaaagaagaaagcataaaCGGGCAATTGATGGAAGGAGCCAAAGAAGTGTTTGAATCTGGAGAACAGGAAGCAGTGAGGGGTGATGAATGTTGTTCAACAGCTGTCCAGCAAGAAGTTTTAACTGCGCAGGAGGAGGGCCCCGACTCAGCCTTCCTATTAGCTGAGAGCTTGGAGGCTCAGAAAATGTCTGTGCCTGtagcagctgcagcagttgAAGAGCATGTCGTGGCAGAAACCGTCACACCCACAGACACAACAGCCGAAACTGCAGAGCCTTTGGCAACCACACCAGAGCAAATGGTTTCTGATAAGGTCCCATTTACCACCATTGACTCTTCAGGCAGTGAAACTGCAGAGCCTGGTAGGGCAGAAGCACCCCAGCCTCAAGTAAGTCCTGCTTACATGAATGGAGTACCAGAGAGTCCCCAGAGCACGGGACTACCCAAACAGCCTGCTGCTCCTTTAAGTGATGGTCTCTCCCTCACCCACACAGAATTTGAGGCGGATGTTGTTCCTTCTGGGACTATAGAGTCCCAGAGTACAAAAATTGTACTGAATGTCATCCAGACGGCCGTTAACAAActtgcagaaacagaagaggcCTTTGAGTCAGAGCAGCACATTAAGACCATAGGGAAAAGCCCATCAGGTACAATTATACCTGAACTTCTGGAAAACATGCGTGTGGATCACCAATTCCTggtagaaaaggaagagataTCAAGTATGGAACAAGAGCTCCAGCAATCCAAAGTAGAGAAACATGCTACATTAATAGAGTCTGCAGAAATTCATGCAACcgtaggaaaaacaaaagacatgCTGTTAACTTGTGAGGTGCTGGAAGATGGACAAAGTCAGAGTTCTCTAAGTATTGTGCCTACCCCTGAAGACATTTCAAGGGAAAGTGTAAGACTTCAGAAATCAGCGTTAGAGCTAAGTACTTCAGAAGACTCAACCAAAGACCCTCTAGATGTACACCCActaaaactgaaggaaaaggagattGGGCAGGTTACAGAAATCTCAGACCAACATATAGGTCAGCAAACGTGTgcagaaaggcaggaagaaCAATGTCACCTACTGGTGGAGGACGGGAAGATGCAGACGTGGCAGGATGATGGTTGCCAAGAAGGCACGTCTTGTGATGGTACACAAAGTCAGAACTCCTTGGCTCCTGAGGCCTTGAAT ATGTGCTAA